A portion of the Adhaeribacter radiodurans genome contains these proteins:
- a CDS encoding RagB/SusD family nutrient uptake outer membrane protein, producing the protein MKIHPYKKIIAAASITSLLLGAPACTDLDTEIYDRADANEFPTSVQELRSIIGSTYAELRGFYDPVSVLNEATSDEMVVPTRGPDWYDNASWQQMARHEWTPVSPGQINGSWEWAYRVIAKANINLVALNTTQLDISDADRATLAAELKTARAYAYFWLIDMFGSVPLITEDTPPGNPSQSPRSEVFAFIEKDLKDALPNLSEGKGTEFYGRFTKGAANTLLAKLYLNAEVYTGTARWQDAIAATDAVINSSTGYSLNPDFLSNFAVNNAANPATYNENIFTIPYDKILATGMNWQMRTLHYAQGGAYGLSGNPWNGFATRADFYNTFPENDKRRAIWLVGPQKDNQGNIIQFTDAVDNKSKQLIFTPEISSLEKAFGNEGVRNVKYEVQKNNNRTDQDNDFVAFRFSDVLLMKAEALVRSGNSGDAIDLVNQVRQRAGVANLGAVTLDDILAERGRELTWEGWRRNDLIRFGKWEDAWQFKNNSDVNRRLFPIPATQLSSNPNLKQNPGY; encoded by the coding sequence ATGAAAATACATCCTTATAAAAAGATTATTGCTGCAGCCTCTATTACCTCTTTGCTCCTGGGTGCGCCGGCCTGTACCGATCTGGATACTGAAATTTATGACCGGGCCGATGCGAATGAATTCCCGACTAGCGTACAGGAATTGCGATCTATTATCGGGTCTACCTATGCCGAGTTGCGTGGTTTTTATGACCCGGTGAGTGTATTAAATGAGGCCACCTCCGACGAGATGGTGGTACCTACCCGCGGACCAGACTGGTACGATAATGCTTCGTGGCAGCAAATGGCCCGTCACGAATGGACCCCCGTTTCACCGGGGCAGATAAATGGGTCCTGGGAGTGGGCTTATCGGGTAATTGCCAAAGCTAACATTAACTTGGTAGCACTTAATACTACCCAGTTAGATATTTCTGATGCCGATAGAGCAACCTTGGCCGCCGAACTAAAAACCGCCCGCGCGTATGCGTACTTCTGGCTAATAGACATGTTTGGCAGTGTTCCCCTTATTACCGAAGATACTCCGCCAGGCAACCCTAGCCAGAGTCCTCGCTCCGAGGTATTTGCTTTTATTGAAAAAGATTTAAAAGATGCATTACCAAATTTGTCAGAAGGGAAAGGCACGGAGTTTTATGGTCGGTTCACGAAAGGGGCAGCCAATACCTTATTGGCTAAATTGTACTTAAATGCGGAAGTTTATACCGGTACTGCTCGTTGGCAAGATGCTATTGCCGCTACGGATGCCGTTATTAATTCCTCAACGGGATATTCTTTAAACCCGGATTTCTTATCTAACTTTGCTGTAAATAATGCGGCTAACCCAGCTACTTACAACGAGAATATTTTTACTATTCCGTATGATAAAATTCTGGCTACCGGTATGAACTGGCAAATGCGGACACTTCACTATGCGCAAGGTGGAGCGTATGGATTAAGTGGTAACCCCTGGAACGGATTTGCTACCCGGGCAGATTTTTACAATACCTTTCCGGAAAACGATAAACGTCGGGCTATATGGTTAGTAGGGCCGCAAAAAGATAATCAAGGCAATATAATCCAGTTTACCGATGCAGTGGATAACAAAAGTAAACAGTTAATATTTACGCCTGAAATTTCTTCGCTGGAGAAAGCTTTTGGTAACGAAGGGGTTCGAAACGTGAAGTACGAGGTACAGAAAAACAATAACCGAACCGACCAGGACAACGACTTTGTAGCTTTCCGTTTTTCGGATGTACTTTTAATGAAAGCCGAAGCCTTGGTTCGTTCAGGTAACAGTGGCGATGCCATAGATTTAGTAAATCAGGTTCGGCAGCGGGCTGGTGTTGCTAATTTGGGTGCGGTTACGCTGGATGATATTTTAGCCGAACGTGGCCGGGAATTAACCTGGGAAGGCTGGCGCCGCAACGATTTGATTCGTTTTGGCAAATGGGAAGATGCCTGGCAGTTTAAGAACAACAGCGATGTAAATAGAAGATTATTCCCTATTCCGGCAACGCAACTTTCCAGTAACCCTAACTTAAAACAAAACCCGGGTTACTAA